From the genome of Nitrospinaceae bacterium:
TCCTCGATGGCGAGTTTTGTACGTACCCAGGTCATCGGACAAATCTCGCCCAAAAGGTTCAAAGTTTTATCAGGTTTCAAAGTAGGTCTTCGCTCCCTTGAATTGATGAAAGGCATGACTCGTGGCTGATCCTGCCATTTTTTTAACTGGAACGGGAACCGGTGTGGGAAAAACGGTGGTCGGGTGCGCCCTGGTGTCTTTGTGGGCCTCTATTGGCCGTATGCCCCGGGTGCTCAAGCCAGCCGAGTCGGGCTGTGAAAAAATTGATGGCTCCCTTTATCCACTGGATGCGGTGGCCCTGAAACAGGCGGCCGGGGATGAGCGTCCGATTGATGAAATATGCCCGTACCGCTATGCACTTCCGATGGCGCCCGCCCATGCTGCCGAGGAGGAAGGGAGCACACCGGACATCGCCCAAATCGAAGAAATCGTTTCAGGTTTGAAAAAGCAACCCGGACCACTTCTTGTGGAGGGAGCGGGGGGGCTTCTTGTTCCGCTGGCCAGAGGCGTGTTGATGAGCGATCTGGCGAGGCGATGTGACTTGAAGCTTTTAATTGTTGCGCCTTTGGGGCTCGGAACGCTGAACGACACGCAGCTTACTGTGAGGGCGGCCCGAGCCGAGGGGCTCTCTATCGCGGGTGTTGTTCTGAACGATCTGACTGGAGAGGATTCGCCTGCCGCGAGACGGAATCCTTGTGCGATTGAAGAGCTTACAGGCGTCCGGTTGCTGGGGGTGTTTCCACGCTTGCCCGAAATTGAGTCAGAGATTAGAGAAGGTGTTGGTGTAGGATCCCGGGCGGCAAAGCGCCTCCGGGAAGCTGTGGGTAAGATAGATTTCTCGTCGCTGGGGTGAGTTTATCCTATTCTTTCTGCGCTGATTCCGGGCCACTTTGAAGATATTCCCTGAGGGAGGCAATCTGCTCAGGCCGCCCCATTGCGTACAGAGTGTCTCCTATCTGAATAATGTGGTCGGCTCCGGGATTAAAGGTCATCTCCCCATCTCTTTTGGATGCCAATATATATACCCCGGTTTCCTGTCCGATGTTCGAGCACCTTAGGTTCTGGTCGCCCCATGAAGATGTGTCAGATATGACGGTTTCCTCGAAATCCCAATCCTTGGATGTGTATCCTGCAATCGTGTCGAAAAAATTCGCCAGCTTGGGTCGCAGGACGGATTCGGCCATGCGTAGCCCACCCATTGTATATGGAGAAATAACGCGGTTGGCCCCCGCAGCTTGGAGTTTCGGAATTGCGCTGTCTCTGACGGCACGGGCCACCACGAAGAGATCTGAATTGAGGCGTTTGGCCGACAAGGCGACGAATACGTTCTCCGCGTCTGAGGGCATGGAGCTTATGAGCCCCACGGCGCGCTCCACCCCGGCTTCGATGAGGGTGGCATCGCTCGTGGCGTCACCGACGACGACCGGGATGCCATCATCGATAAGTTCCGCCGCTTTATCCGGGTTGTTTTCAATGACCGCATAGGGGCGGTTTTCGCGCCTGAATTCGCGGCAGATAACGAATCCGATGCGCCCGTAACCGCAAACGATATGATGTCCTTTTAGTTTATGAATTTCGCGCACTCTTTTTCGCCTCCCCAATATTTGACGGACGCGCCCCTCGATCATGATCTCGGCGATGCCAGCCATGACATAGAAAACCGCTCCGACACCTAGCAACAAAAGAACGGCAGTGAATAATCTTCCGTTGGAGCTTAGTGGATGAACTTCCTGATAGCCGACAGTCGTGATGGAGATGATGGTCATATAAAAGGCTTCATTCAGCGACCACCCTTCAATTAGGGCGTAGCCGGTTGTACCAAATACGGTGATTCCAAGAAGAATTGCGGTGAAATATAAGAATTTCATGGGCCCAGTTTCCTTCCCGAACCAAAGGTTTTTGGAACGGGCATTATACGACCAGAATCTGCTATGGCGAGTGCCTTTAAGTTAAAAGTGGAGGGCCCTAAAGAATTTGGAAACCGAGCAATTTTTAGCCCAACAATGAGAATATCTCATTTCCCAGCCGAGAGCGGGCTTCATCCAAAACCGGGAGGACAGCTTTCTTGAATGCCTCGCGCTCCTCTGAGGTAAGGCTAATGACCTCGATGCCCTCTTCAAGCATCTGGACACGCAGTTCCTCTTCTTTGGCAAAAGCCGACTGGCGTTGCACCTGGATCGCCTCACAGGCCGATTTTCGGACTGCGAGTTGTACGCTCTCGGGCCAGGAGTCAAAGCTGTCTTTGTGTGTATAAAGGCCTCTGGCACCGAAAAAATGTCCGCTCATGGTGACGTGGTTGTGATGTTTGTCTACGCCGTAGGTGACGGTGTT
Proteins encoded in this window:
- a CDS encoding potassium channel protein, producing MKFLYFTAILLGITVFGTTGYALIEGWSLNEAFYMTIISITTVGYQEVHPLSSNGRLFTAVLLLLGVGAVFYVMAGIAEIMIEGRVRQILGRRKRVREIHKLKGHHIVCGYGRIGFVICREFRRENRPYAVIENNPDKAAELIDDGIPVVVGDATSDATLIEAGVERAVGLISSMPSDAENVFVALSAKRLNSDLFVVARAVRDSAIPKLQAAGANRVISPYTMGGLRMAESVLRPKLANFFDTIAGYTSKDWDFEETVISDTSSWGDQNLRCSNIGQETGVYILASKRDGEMTFNPGADHIIQIGDTLYAMGRPEQIASLREYLQSGPESAQKE
- the bioD gene encoding dethiobiotin synthase; translated protein: MADPAIFLTGTGTGVGKTVVGCALVSLWASIGRMPRVLKPAESGCEKIDGSLYPLDAVALKQAAGDERPIDEICPYRYALPMAPAHAAEEEGSTPDIAQIEEIVSGLKKQPGPLLVEGAGGLLVPLARGVLMSDLARRCDLKLLIVAPLGLGTLNDTQLTVRAARAEGLSIAGVVLNDLTGEDSPAARRNPCAIEELTGVRLLGVFPRLPEIESEIREGVGVGSRAAKRLREAVGKIDFSSLG